One part of the Olleya sp. YS genome encodes these proteins:
- the radA gene encoding DNA repair protein RadA: protein MAKVKTTFFCQNCGTQYAKWQGQCNACKEWNTIVEELVQKPEKSDWKTPSNTQKRISKPLRINEIDASKEARLDTLDAEFNRVLGGGIVPGSLTLLGGEPGIGKSTLLLQISLKLPYKTLYVSGEESQKQIKMRAERINPNNESCYILTETKTQNIFKQIEALEPDIVIIDSIQTLHSDYIESSSGSISQIKECTTELIKFAKETNTPVVLIGHITKDGNIAGPKILEHMVDTVLQFEGDRNHVFRILRAQKNRFGSTHELGIYEMQGSGLREVTNPSEVLISKKDEELSGHAIAATLEGMRPLMIEVQALVSTAVYGTPQRSATGFNAKRLNMLLAVLEKRAGFRLGAKDVFLNITGGITVDDPAIDLAVVAAILSSNEDQAIPANYCFAAEVGLSGEIRPVQRVEQRILEAEKLGFSTIFVSKYNKISLKKTSIKIQLISKIEDLVEFLIQ, encoded by the coding sequence ATGGCAAAAGTAAAGACCACTTTTTTTTGTCAAAATTGCGGAACGCAATATGCCAAATGGCAAGGACAATGTAACGCTTGTAAAGAGTGGAATACTATTGTGGAAGAATTGGTGCAAAAACCAGAAAAAAGCGATTGGAAAACACCTTCTAACACTCAAAAAAGAATATCAAAGCCTTTACGGATTAACGAAATTGACGCGTCAAAAGAAGCTAGATTAGATACGTTAGACGCAGAATTTAATCGAGTTTTAGGTGGTGGAATTGTACCTGGATCGTTAACACTTTTAGGCGGAGAACCAGGAATTGGTAAAAGCACATTGTTACTTCAAATATCTTTAAAACTACCATATAAAACTTTATATGTTTCTGGTGAAGAAAGTCAGAAGCAAATAAAAATGCGCGCAGAACGTATTAACCCAAATAATGAAAGCTGCTATATTCTTACCGAAACTAAAACACAAAATATCTTTAAACAAATCGAAGCTTTAGAGCCTGATATAGTCATAATTGACTCAATACAGACTTTACATAGCGATTATATCGAATCGTCTAGTGGAAGTATTTCTCAAATTAAGGAATGTACTACAGAGCTAATCAAATTTGCTAAAGAAACAAATACACCTGTTGTTCTAATTGGACACATAACTAAAGATGGTAATATTGCTGGTCCAAAAATATTAGAACATATGGTTGATACGGTTTTACAATTTGAAGGTGACCGCAATCATGTATTTAGAATTTTAAGAGCTCAAAAAAACCGATTTGGTTCTACTCACGAACTTGGAATTTATGAAATGCAAGGCTCTGGATTAAGAGAAGTGACTAATCCAAGTGAGGTGTTAATATCTAAAAAAGACGAAGAGTTATCAGGTCACGCTATTGCAGCGACCTTAGAGGGTATGCGACCGTTAATGATAGAAGTCCAAGCATTGGTTAGTACAGCTGTTTATGGTACACCACAACGAAGTGCAACAGGATTTAATGCTAAGCGATTAAATATGTTATTAGCGGTCCTAGAAAAGCGAGCAGGATTTAGATTAGGTGCTAAAGATGTGTTTTTAAATATTACTGGTGGTATTACAGTTGACGATCCTGCTATAGATTTAGCAGTAGTTGCAGCTATTTTATCTTCTAACGAAGACCAAGCGATTCCTGCTAACTATTGTTTTGCTGCTGAGGTTGGTTTATCTGGAGAAATACGACCAGTACAGCGCGTGGAGCAACGCATTCTAGAAGCTGAAAAACTGGGCTTTTCAACAATATTTGTATCTAAATACAATAAAATATCTTTAAAAAAGACTTCAATAAAAATTCAATTGATTTCTAAGATTGAGGATTTAGTTGAGTTTCTTATTCAATAA